caggacaatgacccagcacacctccagcctgtgtaagggttatttgaccaagaaggagagtgatggagtgctgaatcagatgacctgttctccacaatcacccaacctcaacccaattgagatggtttgggatgagttggaccacagagtgaagaaaaagcacccaacaagtactcagcgtatgtgggaactccttaaagactgttggaaaagtattccaggtgaagctggttgagagaatgccaagagtgtgcaaagctgtcatcaaggcaaagggtgactactttgaagaatctctcaaatataaaatatattttgatttgtttaacacttttttggttattaagTGATTCCAgaatatgtgttatgtcatactttagatgtcttcacaattattatacaatgtataaaatagtacaaataaagtaaaacctttgaatgagtaggcgtgtccaaacttttgactgctactgtattcCTGAGTCAAAAGTTATGGTTAATACCGTGAtttaatattacaaaaaataataTTGACTTGAAAGTATATAATGTGGTGTTTTAGTTAAGTGAGCAGTGAGTCTGTGTCTGGCTGAGAGCACCATGATCTTGTTGTCCCTGGTCAAAGGGCTCCTCTCTctgcaggcagagaggcagagagagagatagggctgGTTAAAGTTTAACCCTGCAGGCTCATAAAGCAGCTGCGGGACAGTGAACCTTTGGAGTTTGATATGATGTGATGACAGAATCACCCCAGTGACACGTTGCTAAATTCCCCAGAATGAAGGACTGAGTCTTCCGGGTGTTGATCTCTGGAATTGCTCAGGTAAGCTTTGCTCCCTAACTCTTACTTGCTGTGTGTCTGCTGCTTTGGAgtcttgtaaaaaaaaataagctCCCCTTGGAGATCTGCTCTCTTAGcactggggatgtttttcatgtgACAGATCTAACTGATCACCTGTGGTCAAATGTTGTGTTTGGTGACTCGTATGGTTCTGAGCACACGGTCAAGGTAAgaaagcagagggagagggaggcacgGTTAGATGGTTTCATGCAGATGTTTGGAAACATCTTTGATTCAAACAGTGGGGTGTCATTTTCTGTTAATCGTGTTGATGTTGAAGGTGTCACATGTGTGGCGGGGAAAAGACACGTTTGAAATGGTCATTTTAATTCAGTCGTTTATAGCCGGTAtatcatttttatttgtcaattgTTGATTCTATGACAGTAGGGCATAGTGTTCACAGTACAGTTTCAGATAAGACAAACTGATTAACAGTAGCTCTTTCAACTGAAATGTAATCCTATTAAATACACCTACCACTACCTACCACATACATACCGTAAGGTATGGTATGTAGGCCAGATGCCAATGAACATATGGAACCTTAGTCATAGCTCCATTTTAACTTCGAAGTCCAGTGGAAAAAACACATAACCCAGTAAACATTAAAGGGGCTTTTCTCAAAAGGACAGATAATTCATAAAACGTGTGACTAAAGACTCCAAAAGGGATATAAGTCTGAACTATTTGATATCATTTGTATTATAAATCTTTTCGGACTAATTTttccagcagcagcagcggccaacCCAGTGGCCTTCAGCCCTGTGTGTATTTAGCCTCAGTCAACAAAGCTCCTAAAAGCAGGTACTGATCACTGCCAGATAAGCCTCCGTCTAGTTATCTTGTTTACGCAAACGGTAACCAGGCTATCGTGAAGAGAGCCCCAGACAGAGTGAgaataagagaaagagagagagtgtaatgGAGTTCTGTAGTATTATGTTCACTCAGGGCCTACCCTCATAACAACGCCTTCTCTCCAAGCCACCCAGAACATAAATAGAACATAAAGACCGTTTTCCTCCCCAGGTGTTTACCTAGGCTTAAAGTGGCACCCGCGTAACCCAATACCTCATATTTGACAGTAGAGATTCATTGAGGGTGTTTCTTGGTCAGGGAATAGAAGAGTGATGTTGCCATGGCTGGCTGCCTACGCTAATGTTCTGCTAGCGAATGATTAGGCAATAACTCATCTCTCTAGACACAGGCCTGGAGAGTATCATAATGGCAGCTAATACTGAATTCACAGATGAAAATACATGACCTGGGTCCCAGTATTGTTACTGATGACATTGTGAACAAACGATCTGAAATCTGAAATGAGAGAGTGAAACCATATCACCTCTGGCTTGACTGTCGGTGAAGGATGGTGCTCGACCCGAGAGCAGGTCTACTCCAGTATTTTATATTTTGCCTGGTGTCTTGACATTTACAACAAAGCCTTCCAGACAGCCGTTGAGGAGAGTGATGAGGAGTGAACTGTGAAAACAAAGCCATCTGTGGGCTTGTGTGTGTTGGCAGAATTGAATTGCTTTGACTGTATTTGGAAACATTTCAAGGTGAAAAAGACAGTGTGTGCATGACATCATAATTTCCGTCATGATTGGCACTTGAGAACGTTTGAAGATCGTTTGAGTGGCCGTCACCCCTCACGTACCCTTTGACCCCTTCTGAGTGGAGCCTTGTCGTCAGACTGGAGCCTTGTCGTCACTAGCAGGCCTCTCTTTGATCCATATGTGTagaaagaaacagagacaggcCTCTCAATCAGGATGGAAATGATTGCAACACTCAGAGTTGCCTGTTTACTGTATCGTCCTGATAATTTAATCAACCTCTTACCAACAAAAAAGGATTGTCTTGAGGTAGCCTATAGTGTGCTAGTGTTGGGCGTCTTGTGTCTTGTGATTGGCCATTGAAAATCAAAAGGCTTGATTAAGGGACCCTTATTCAAAGCTGTTGCATAAATACTTCATGTATGTCTTATGTAACAGTACATGAGTGAGTGGGGTGGATATAGATTGAGACAAAAGTGGCCTCAGTGGTGGTCTGCTGTTCCTGTGGTTGGCTGAGTTTCGTTAATAATTACATAGCTGTCCTTGACAGGGAACTGAATGAAATAGGCTTCTCTACATGTCGTCATGACATGGAGCAATGGCATTAGTGCATAACAACTGAGTACATGTTGAAGGTGCTATTCAGCCAAAATCATACCTGATCATTCTGTAAAGGTAATCATTCTGTAAAGGTGACCATTCTGTAAAGGCAATCATTCTGTAAAGGTTACCATTCTGTAAAGGTAATCATTCTGTAAAGGTAATCATTCTGTAAAGGCAATCATTCTGTAAAGGCTAAATTGTACTTATGAGCAAATGTATCTCACAATACAGAGCACAATTGTCTTGCTATAAGTGTGATACATTACTGAAGGTCTGAACCAGTTCAAGAGATTATGCCTAAAAAGTGAAAATAGTAACAAAAGAAGGCTTAGGCATGGTAACAGTGTGATTTGGTGACCTATTGAGCTCCAGTTCAGTCAGGTAACTGTATGGGTTGTTCAGCGATGTCACTGATGTGTTCTGAATTGTGATTTAATTTCAGTGAGCACCCCTAATTTTGCTGATTTATTGCTGACAATCGCTCTCAATGGAATCTAATCAAAAATCCGGGGATGGACTGACGGGCATGCAGAAAGAGGTGTCGCTGCGTGCACTCATTCAGCGCACAGGATATCAATTATTGCAGGTAGGAACCAGACCCCAATCATTTAGGCCTTTCACCCAGTATATGGCCAATGCACAGTGTTGGATACTATCATATGGCCCCCGCACAAAAGTCATCCTTCTTTATGGAGTTTGTGTGCAATGTGAGGAAGTGGGGCTCTGATAAAATCCAACGCCTATCCATCAGTTTCAAACCTATTTTCGCTTGGCCTCGGTCATGACAAGTGATAATGGGGCACCACCCTGTGGTGGAAGAGACAAACAACTGGATCCCTTTGGCCGTTATTGCTGCAGTCTGGCCCCTGGCAATTTAATTTGATTGGTGATTCTACAGCTCATACTTTATTGCTATGCGGATTGTCTGGGCAATTTGTGCACAACTACAAGATCATACCAAATGAAGATATCAGGGAGATTTCTATATGAATGCTCCAATCTCTCATTCGGAATGAAACCTGCATTACAAAAGGGCTTTGAAGTGGTAGGAAATCCTTACAAACCCTGTGCTACTGGTTACTCATTACAGTTTTGTCCACAGGAGAATGGTCAGAGGAGGTACGGCGGGCCCCCTCCAGGCTGGGAAGGCCCTCCCCCAGAGAGGGGCAGTGAGATCTTTGTGGGGAAGCTACCCAGGGACCTCTTCGAGGATGAGCTGGTCCCCCTCTGTGAGAAAGTAAGAGATGTTTGCCAACTTAAAACGGTTGCCAAAGTGTAACCTGTTGTATGTCCTTGTTTTCAAAATAAATCCCCTTTCTACTCACAGTTTGGGAAGATCTATGAGGTCCGGATGATGATGGACTTCAACGGCAATAATAGAGGATATGCATTTGTTACCTTCACCACCAAAAATGAAGCTAAGACCGCCATGAAACAGCTCAATAACTATGAAATCAGGTAAGCAATCACATGACACAATGAAATGAAATGGAGAAAAAGCCCTGTGAAGCCTAATGGTCAGCTACCAGAAACATATGCCCGAGTCATGGAAAACTCATTGCAGGACTACGAACACTCTCTTCATCAGCATGCAGCAACAATATCGGATTTCATTGTGTACATTGTTGACAAACTAAATCAATCTTCCCATTCAATTCAATCTGTTTCCTCTCCAGGAACGGAAGGCTCCTAGGAGTGTGTGCCAGTGTGGACAACTGTCGTCTTTTTGTGGGGGGAATCCCCAAATccaagaagagagaggagatccTGATGGAGATGAAGAAAGTGACAGATGGGGTGTTGGAGGTGATTGTTTACCCCAGTGCTGCGGACAAGACCAAGAACAGGGGCTTCGCCTTTGTGGAGTACGACAGTCACCGTGCTGCAGCCATGGCCAGGAGGAAACTACTGCCAGGTACTGGGCCCTTATTTTATACTATTAACAGTCATAGTACTGAGAATCGCAGTCAGTCTAAAAACAGCATCATTGTAACATAATCCTATGGaaggatatacactgctcaaaaaaataaagggaacacttaaacaacacaatgtaactccaagtcagtcacacttctgtgaaatcaaactgtccacttaggaagcaacactgattgacaataaatttcacatgctgttgtgcaaatggaatagacaaaaggtggaaattataggcaattagcaagaaacCCCCAAAAAagaagtgattctgcaggtggtgaccacagaccacttctcggttcctatgcttcctggctgatgttttggtcacttttgaatgctggcggtgctctcactctagtggtagcatgagacggagtctacaacccacacaagtggctcaggtagtgcagttcatccaggatggcacatcaatgcgagctgtggcaaaaaggtttgctgtgtctgtcagcgtagtgtccagagcatggaggcgctaccaggagacaggccagtacatcaggagacgtggaggaggccgtaggagggcaacaacccagcagcaggaccgctacctccgcctttgtacaaggaggtgcactgccagcgccctgcaaaatgacctccagcaggccacttgtgtgggttgtagactccgtttcatgctaccactagagtgagagcactgccagcattcaaaagtgaccaaaacatcagccaggaagcataggaactgagaagtggtctgtggtcaccacctgcagaatcactccttttttgggggtgtcttgctaattgcctataatttctagcttttgtctattccatttgcacaacagcatgtgaaatttattgtcaatcagtgttgcttcctaagtggacagtttgatttcacagaagtgtgattgacttggagttacattgtgttgtttaagtgttccctttatttttttgaacagTGTAGTATATCATATTGGATGATAACTCTGAGACTTTTGACTATGAAAACCAATTTGGGTCTTACGACTTTGGGTGGGCTGATTGGCTGAAATGTTGAACTTCCTGATCTTCTACCCCAGGGAGGATCCAGCTGTGGGGACACGCCATCGCTGTGGACTGGGCGGAGCCTGAAGTGGAAGTGGACGAGGACACCATGGCAACGGTGAAGATTCTCTATGTGAGGAACTTGATGCTGGCTACTACAGAAGAGACCATCGAGAAGGAGTTCAACAGCATCAAACCAGGCAGGTTCAGTTACAGTACAGCCAGACAGTGTGTCACGTTTGGGTTCAACAACGAGTTTCTGTACGTGACCGTGTGTTGTAATGGGGTTGATAAGCGGATGTATGTTAACGATCCACAGGTGCTGTAGAGAGAGTGAAGAAGATCAGAGACTATGCCTTTGTCCATTTCACCCAGAGAGAGGACGCGATAAGCGCCATGGACGCAGTGAACGGAAAGGTATAATCTCTAACACTTTCTCTCTCACGGGCCTCTCTCTCGCACCGGTCTATCCCAGGACATGTAATGTTATGACGACACGTGCTTCTATCTAAAGTGACTCCCAGTTAACCATACACGCAATATCAATACATGCAACTCATGTGGGAATCAAACTCACATCAGTCAGGCTCCAGCCACTCAGCCACCAGAACCAAGCAATATCACACAACAATGCACAATCCAGCCACACAACCATCCTCTACACTGAACAGTTACTAAATGTCAACTCCTCCCCTAGCTGGTGGATGGCTCTCCCGTGGAGGTGACCCTGGCCAAGCCGGTGGATAAGGACAATTATGTGCGCTACACCCGGGGTACAGGTGGCCGAGGTGGGGCCCTGCTCCAGGGGGAGTACACCTACACACTGGGCCAGGTGTATGATCCCTCAGCAGCCTACCTGGGTGCCCCAGTGTTCTACGCCCCACAGGCATATGCTGCTATTCCTAATCAGTTCCGCTTCCCCAGTGCCAAGGGGCATGTGGGTGGCCGTGGCCTGGTGCGCACACCCTCGGTTAGAGGTGGGTACCCTCTCTCTGCTTCCTCTCCACAGACAATCAGTGAGAGACAAATATATATGGCAATTTATCTACCAATCTTTGTCTTTGAGTACCTGACTTGATCAATGATATCTGCTATAATCACTTGAGAGATCCAAATCCAACCAGCCTCGATGGGTAGATTCCAACATCAGCACTTCACTGAAAGATTAAACTGAAATGACTTTGGTCTAAATTGCAATGAATGGTTTTAATCACAGCATGTTCTAAAATACTTAATTCAAATGTTAAACAAGGCTGGAACCAAATACACATTTGCAATGATACAGTATATTTTCTTTCATTTATGTCTACGTTTGATCTCCTAATAGAGATAAGTTACCCATTTTCATGCATTTAGCACTGTGCTGTACTGCTTTATTTATAGTAAGGCACATTTATAGTAAGACACctctaaggaatacctaggataggataaagtaatccttctgaccccgccccccccccctttaaaagatttagatgcactattgtaaagtggctgttccactggatatcttaaggtgaatgcaccaatttgtaagtcactctggataagagcgtctgctaaatgacttaaatgtaaatgtagtagaAATAGATTTGGGATGTCTGACTCATTTAAAATGTGCTCTCCATGGCTGCATATTACAGTCTAGTATGACAAGTGCGATCATTCAATTAAGTTGGATTTGGGGGGAATTGAACATGTTGAAAATGGAATCATTGAAATGAATGACGACCCCCCAAAAATAATCAAAATAACGCCACAGCTTTAAGCGGTGAAAATGAGAATCGCTGTACTGTGCCGGCCTGGATGACACCATAATCAGTGTTTACATCGTCTTGATGGCCCCCAGGTGATTTCTGGTGATTTTGATTGGATTTAATGCCTTCTTGCATTCCTAGAAATTTACATGAATGTACCTGTAGGGGCAGCGGGGGTGCGCGGAATGGGTGGTCGCGGATACCTTGCCTACGCAGGTGTAGGCCGAGGCTGTGCCACCTACCAACTAAAGACAGACAAGCACCCCGACGACAAGCTCTTTGACCTGCTGCCGGGCATGGAGCTCACGCCCATGAACCCTGTGTCTATGAAGCCTCCCGGTATCAAACATGCGCCACAGGTACACACCTCCCGGACGAGGCAATGCATGAGAACTGCATGATgaggaacaaacacacacacgcacccacacacttACTTATTAGCCCTAAATAAGGTATACAGAATTCTGCTCACTCAATAATTGAATGATGCAGAAAAACAATGTCATATCATTGAATGATCTATGGATATGTATCGATTCGTATACTATCTTCCAGATCTTGGAGGATGTGTGCCAGAAGAACAACTGGGGGCAGCCAGTTTACCAGCTTCACTCTGCCATCGGACTTGATCAAAGGCAACTGTTCCTCTACAAAGTCACCATTCCGGCTCTGGCCACCCAATACCCTAATGTGTAAGAAACACAGACATACTTTGGAGTCTACTGTACACATCAGTTATGTTTTCAGTAGTGGCTTCCTATATCGAAGGACCCCTTTGGATAACATAACCTTTAAAAGAAGTtcacttttttgtatttttttttaccaaatcTGTATTTTGGATGTAAATGGCATGTTACAGAAGTGCCCAAACACCTTCTTTGCGATTCCACTTGGTTTTGACAAACGTAATCCACCAGCAATAAAACTATTCGTGCTAGTTAAGAAGTTGCAAGGGC
This genomic interval from Salvelinus fontinalis isolate EN_2023a chromosome 30, ASM2944872v1, whole genome shotgun sequence contains the following:
- the LOC129829116 gene encoding APOBEC1 complementation factor-like isoform X2, with the translated sequence MESNQKSGDGLTGMQKEVSLRALIQRTGYQLLQENGQRRYGGPPPGWEGPPPERGSEIFVGKLPRDLFEDELVPLCEKFGKIYEVRMMMDFNGNNRGYAFVTFTTKNEAKTAMKQLNNYEIRNGRLLGVCASVDNCRLFVGGIPKSKKREEILMEMKKVTDGVLEVIVYPSAADKTKNRGFAFVEYDSHRAAAMARRKLLPGRIQLWGHAIAVDWAEPEVEVDEDTMATVKILYVRNLMLATTEETIEKEFNSIKPGAVERVKKIRDYAFVHFTQREDAISAMDAVNGKLVDGSPVEVTLAKPVDKDNYVRYTRGTGGRGGALLQGEYTYTLGQVYDPSAAYLGAPVFYAPQAYAAIPNQFRFPSAKGHVGGRGLVRTPSVRGAAGVRGMGGRGYLAYAGVGRGCATYQLKTDKHPDDKLFDLLPGMELTPMNPVSMKPPGIKHAPQILEDVCQKNNWGQPVYQLHSAIGLDQRQLFLYKVTIPALATQYPNVHPFTPAKLCTAVDEAKVHAAEHALQTLGLQTEGAEASSAAVAAFSGYTIANTSASVAASQLKQAVTLGQDLTAYATYEGYPAFAVATRGDGYGVF
- the LOC129829116 gene encoding APOBEC1 complementation factor-like isoform X1 — its product is MESNQKSGDGLTGMQKEVSLRALIQRTGYQLLQENGQRRYGGPPPGWEGPPPERGSEIFVGKLPRDLFEDELVPLCEKFGKIYEVRMMMDFNGNNRGYAFVTFTTKNEAKTAMKQLNNYEIRNGRLLGVCASVDNCRLFVGGIPKSKKREEILMEMKKVTDGVLEVIVYPSAADKTKNRGFAFVEYDSHRAAAMARRKLLPGRIQLWGHAIAVDWAEPEVEVDEDTMATVKILYVRNLMLATTEETIEKEFNSIKPGAVERVKKIRDYAFVHFTQREDAISAMDAVNGKLVDGSPVEVTLAKPVDKDNYVRYTRGTGGRGGALLQGEYTYTLGQVYDPSAAYLGAPVFYAPQAYAAIPNQFRFPSAKGHVGGRGLVRTPSVREIYMNVPVGAAGVRGMGGRGYLAYAGVGRGCATYQLKTDKHPDDKLFDLLPGMELTPMNPVSMKPPGIKHAPQILEDVCQKNNWGQPVYQLHSAIGLDQRQLFLYKVTIPALATQYPNVHPFTPAKLCTAVDEAKVHAAEHALQTLGLQTEGAEASSAAVAAFSGYTIANTSASVAASQLKQAVTLGQDLTAYATYEGYPAFAVATRGDGYGVF
- the LOC129829116 gene encoding APOBEC1 complementation factor-like isoform X3 encodes the protein MMMDFNGNNRGYAFVTFTTKNEAKTAMKQLNNYEIRNGRLLGVCASVDNCRLFVGGIPKSKKREEILMEMKKVTDGVLEVIVYPSAADKTKNRGFAFVEYDSHRAAAMARRKLLPGRIQLWGHAIAVDWAEPEVEVDEDTMATVKILYVRNLMLATTEETIEKEFNSIKPGAVERVKKIRDYAFVHFTQREDAISAMDAVNGKLVDGSPVEVTLAKPVDKDNYVRYTRGTGGRGGALLQGEYTYTLGQVYDPSAAYLGAPVFYAPQAYAAIPNQFRFPSAKGHVGGRGLVRTPSVREIYMNVPVGAAGVRGMGGRGYLAYAGVGRGCATYQLKTDKHPDDKLFDLLPGMELTPMNPVSMKPPGIKHAPQILEDVCQKNNWGQPVYQLHSAIGLDQRQLFLYKVTIPALATQYPNVHPFTPAKLCTAVDEAKVHAAEHALQTLGLQTEGAEASSAAVAAFSGYTIANTSASVAASQLKQAVTLGQDLTAYATYEGYPAFAVATRGDGYGVF